The following coding sequences are from one Cercospora beticola chromosome 4, complete sequence window:
- a CDS encoding uncharacterized protein (BUSCO:EOG09263TQ5) → MLSRAARPAFRAGAAQTLRPAAVTSPAAQAANYATLRQIEGRLKSLKNIEKITKTMKIVASTKLTKAQKNMETGRAFGKTSNTVFEEAETKPLETENKKVLLVVCSSDKGLCGGIHSGLSRAARRLFEQEPADYNIVCVGEKSKAQLSRSNPKDMVLSFAGIGKDVPTFADASAIADQITLLPTDYSSIKILYNKFNNATSYEPTIIEAYSEEAIKESPNFSNFEIDDAVLGNLREYALANSLFWALAEGHACEISARRNAMDNASKNAGEMIDKFQILFNRTRQAVITGQLVEIISGAAASEDA, encoded by the exons ATGCTGTCCCGTGCTGCTCGTCCCGCCTTCAGGGCTGGCGCGGCGCAAACACTGCG GCCTGCCGCTGTGACCTCGCCTGCCGCTCAGGCTGCCAACTATGCCACTCTCCGCCAGATCGAAGGCCGTCTGAAGTCTCTCAAGAACATTGAGAAGATCACGAAGACCATGAAAATCGTCGCCTCTACCAAGCTCACCAAGGCCCAGAAGAACATGGAGACCGGACGAGCTTTCGGAAAGACTTCCAACACTGTGTTCGAGGAGGCTGAGACGAAGCCATTGGAAACGGAGAACAAGAAGGTGCTGCTCGTGGTCTGCAGCTCTGACAAGGGTCTGTGCGGTGGTATCCATTCGGGTCTCTCTCGTGCTGCGCGCCGCTTGTTCGAGCAGGAGCCAGCCGACTACAACATTGTCTGCGTTGGAGAGAAGTCAAAGGCACAGCTGAGCAGATCCAACCCGAAGGACATGGTGCTCTCGTTCGCTGGTATTGGCAAGGACGTCCCAACATTCGCCGATGCTTCTGCGATTGCCGACCAGATCACCCTCCTCCCAACCGACTACTCGAGCATCAAGATCTTGTACAACAAGTTCAACAACGCGACATCATATGAGCCAACCATCATTGAGGCGTACTCTGAAGAAGCCATCAAGGAGTCAC CaaacttctccaacttcgagATTGATGACGCAGTCCTCGGTAACCTGCGCGAGTATGCTCTCGCAAACTCCCTTTTCTGGGCACTTGCTGAGGGTCACGCTTGCGAAATCTCCGCTCGTCGCAATGCCATGGACAACGCCTCCAAGAACGCCGGAGAGATGATTGACAAGTTCCAAATCCTCTTCAACCGAACGAGACAGGCTGTCATTACTGGCCAGCTCGTTGAGATTATTTCTGGTGCCGCCGCATCGGAGGATGCTTAG
- the HEM12 gene encoding Uroporphyrinogen decarboxylase in heme biosynthesis (BUSCO:EOG09262JZK), whose amino-acid sequence MSKHNFAPLKNDLLLRTARGQKVERPPIWVMRQAGRYLPEYHREKGNNDFFECCRNPEIASNLTLQPIDRFEGLIDGAIIFSDILVIPQAMGMEVIMLPEKGPHFPSPLQSPEDEQYKEVMGRDVDVVKELGYVYDAITLTRKKLDGRVPLYGFCGAPFTLLCYMVEGGGTKVFRQTKTWIYKYPEASKKLLQKIAELCVEYLAHQVAAGAQIVQIFDSWAGELSPATFKEFSLPYLEWIADHLPKRLQELGEEVMPMVVFAKGAWYAVDRLCQTKYDVVGLDWLHDPKEAYAIAQKHGKVLQGNADPGVLYGGHKAITEVVENMVAGFGGGKQGWIANLGHGITPWVNPDDLKFYFQEIHRVSGDHLEDKMPKLVDIKAAEQKMHERNILHSDW is encoded by the exons ATGTCCAAACACAACTTCGCCCCACTGAAGAATGACCTGCTCCTCCGCACTGCCCGCGGCCAGAAAGTCGAGCGGCCGCCCATATGGGTCATGCGACAAGCAGGTCGCTACCTGCCGGAATACCACCGCGAGAAGGGCAACAATGACTTCTTTGAGTGCTGTCGAAACCCCGAGATCGCCTCCAACCTGACCCTGCAACCTATCGATCGCTTCGAAGGACTCATCGATGGAGCAATCATCTTCTCAGACATTCTGGTCATTCCGCAGGCGATGGGGATGGAAGTCATTATGCTCCCAGAGAAGGGACCTCACTTCCCAAGCCCATTGCAGAGTCCTGAGGACGAGCAGTACAAGGAGGTCATGGGAAGAGATGTAGACGTGGTGAAAGAGTTGGGATATGTCTACGATGCGATCACATTGACAAGGAAGAAACTGGATGGAAGGGTACCGCTCTATGGGTTTTGCGGCGCGCCCTTCACATTACTGTGCTACATGGTCGAAGGAGGGGGTACAAAGGTATTCAGGCAGACGAAGACGTGGATCTACAAATACCCCGAggcttcgaagaagctgttgCAGAAGATTGCAGAGCTGTGTGTGGAATACCTTGCGCATCAAGTCGCAGCTGGAGCACAGATTGTGCAGATCTTCGATTCCTGGGCAGGAGAGCTAAGTCCAGCTACATTCAAGGAGTTCTCGCTGCCGTATCTGGAGTGGATTGCAGACCATCTGCCTAAGAGACTGCAGGAGCTTGGCGAGGAAGTTATGCCAATGGTGGTGTTCGCCAAGGGTGCGTGGTATGCTGTGGATAGGCTGTGCCAGACCAAGTATGATGTCGTTGGGCTAGACTGGTTGCACGATCCAAAGGAAGCCTATGCAATCGCGCAAAAGCACGGCAAGGTCTTGCAAGGTAATGCCGATCCTGGAGTGTTGTACGGAGGCCACAAGGCGATAACAGAAGTGGTTGAAAACATGGTTGCTGGTTTTGGTGGTGGTAAGCAAGGCTGGATTGCCAACCTTGGCCACG GTATTACCCCATGGGTCAACCCCGACGATCTGAAATTTTATTTCCAAGAAATCCACAGGGTATCAG GTGACCACCTGGAAGACAAGATGCCGAAACTTGTCGATATCAAGGCAGCTGAGCAGAAAATGCACGAGCGAAACATACTACACAGCGATTGGTAG
- a CDS encoding uncharacterized protein (BUSCO:EOG09260MRU): MSDSEDDRPLVAKSKTTVTQNDMDTSSNTVQPGVSIANGPVDEMDIDRPATNGTSNGTKRKSSLANGKSYKDDSDSDEDDVPLKKRKTVAASESDEDDVPLVKKVVKPVSATAAQIGEDSGDEPIAKKLQKEKIAIEKKAEKEAKAIRSKEAAEKKRVKKELSSDDEDDKPLAKKRAPAKKTNGSKVKKEESSDDDKPLKKKAPAKKAAVKKEAAPAKKSKAKSKEETPAADGEEEEEEEYRWWEDPSKGDGTTKWTTLEHNGVVFPPEYQPLPSNVKMLYDGVPVTLHKDAEEIAHAFGSMLNSTHNVENPTFQKNFFADFKEMLDKTGHGKDKDGKQVKILKFEKCDFKPIFNHVDAERQAKKALSTAEKKQLKAEKDALEAPYMYCKWDGRKQKVGNFRVEPPGLFRGRGEHPKTGKWKKRVTPEQITINIGKEATVPKPPEGHKWKEIKHDQEGTWLAMWQENINGAYKYVMLAANSDIKGQSDYKKFEKARELKKHIDHIRKDYEKELKSEVMAHRQRATAMYLIDRFALRAGNEKGDDEADTVGCCSLKFENVTLAPPNKVIFDFLGKDSIRFYDEVEVDQQVFKNLKIFKRSPKRDGDEIFDRLTTSSLNKHLSNYMPGLTAKVFRTYNASFTMATLLKEMKAEGNIAEKVAAYNAANRRVAILCNHKRTVAASHEQQMEKMEEKINGLKYQQTRVKRMMLDLDPKLKKKKGEDFFALPEGLDEAWQEKHHQALVEEQRTKITKKFEKENEKLAAEGEKEMKPKELEERLEVVRELEKKLKKELKTGKVEAEGKSASIEKYEKDVEKLDTRIATLQTQAEDRDNNKEVALGTSKINYIDPRLTVVFSKKFDVPIERFFSKTLREKFDWAIKSVDEDWEF, translated from the exons ATGTCCGACTCTGAAGATGATCGGCCGCTCGTAG CTAAGTCAAAGACCACTGTCACCCAGAACGACATGGACACCTCGTCGAATACCGTCCAGCCGGGCGTCAGTATCGCCAATGGCCCCGTCGACGAGATGGACATTGACAGACCCGCAACGAATGGTACCTCCAATGGCACCAAGCGCAAATCCTCACTCGCGAACGGCAAGAGCTACAAGGATGATAGCGActccgatgaagacgacgtgcctttgaagaagcgcaagaccGTGGCCGCATCAGAgtctgatgaggatgacgtgCCACTCGTTAAGAAAGTGGTCAAGCCTGTGTCGGCAACTGCAGCACAAATTGGCGAAGACAGTGGTGACGAGCCGATCGCAAAGAAGCTGCAAAAGGAAAAGATCGCCATCGAAAAGAAGGCTGAGAAAGAGGCAAAGGCCATCCGAAGCAAGGAGGCTgcagagaagaagcgcgtcaAGAAGGAGTTGAgcagcgatgacgaggacgacaagccgctggcgaagaagagggcACCGGCTAAGAAGACGAATGGATCCAAGGTCAAGAAAGAGGAGTCTTCTGACGACGACAAGCCactgaagaagaaagcgcCTGCTAAGAAGGCGgccgtgaagaaggaggctgCGCCCgcaaagaagagcaaggcgaAATCAAAAGAAGAGACTCCGGCAgccgatggcgaggaggaagaagaggaagagtacCGCTGGTGGGAAGACCCGTCAAAGGGCGATGGCACAACCAAGTGGACAACTCTCGAGCACAACGGTGTCGTGTTCCCGCCCGAGTATCAGCCACTGCCTTCAAATGTCAAGATGCTCTACGATGGCGTGCCTGTCACGCTGCACAAGGACGCCGAGGAAATCGCGCACGCTTTCGGCAGCATGCTCAACTCGACCCACAACGTGGAGAATCCGACCTTTCAAAAGAACTTTTTCGCCGATTTCAAGGAAATGCTCGATAAGACCGGACATGGCAAAGACAAGGACGGCAAGCAGGTTAAGATCCTCAAGTTTGAGAAGTGCGACTTCAAGCCTATCTTCAACCACGTCGACGCGGAACgtcaggcgaagaaggctctGTCTACggctgagaagaagcagctgaaggctgagaaggatgCGTTGGAGGCGCCATACATGTACTGCAAGTGGGATGGCCGCAAGCAGAAAGTAGGCAACTTCCGCGTCGAACCTCCAGGACTGTTCAGAGGACGTGGGGAGCACCCGAAGACTGGCAAGTGGAAGAAGCGTGTGACACCAGAACAGATTACCATCAACATTGGCAAAGAGGCTACGGTGCCTAAGCCGCCTGAGGGTCACAAGTGGAAGGAGATCAAGCACGATCAAGAGGGCACATGGCTAGCGATGTGGCAAGAGAACATCAACGGCGCCTACAAATATGTTATGTTGGCAGCGAACTCCGACATCAAGGGCCAGAGTGACTACAAGAAATTCGAAAAGGCTCGTGAGCTGAAGAAACATATCGACCACATTCGAAAAGACTACGAGAAAGAGCTGAAGTCAGAGGTGATGGCACACAGACAGCGTGCAACGGCAATGTATCTCATCGATCGCTTTGCACTTCGTGCCGGCAACGAAAAGGGTGATGACGAGGCCGACACTGTCGGTTGCTGTTCGCTCAAGTTCGAGAACGTCACTCTGGCACCTCCCAACAAGGTCATTTTCGACTTCCTCGGTAAGGACTCCATTCGCTTCTACGATGAGGTCGAGGTCGATCAACAGGTGTTCAAGAACCTGAAGATCTTCAAGAGAAGCCCGAAGCGCGATGGAGACGAAATTTTCGATCGGCTCACAACTTCGAGTCTGAACAAGCACTTGTCGAACTACATGCCTGGTTTGACAGCAAAGGTCTTCCGTACCTACAATGCTTCATTCACCATGGCCACACTGCTCAAGGAGATGAAGGCAGAGGGTAATATCGCTGAAAAAGTTGCCGCCTACAACGCTGCCAACCGCCGTGTGGCTATCCTCTGTAACCACAAACGTACGGTGGCAGCTAGCCACGAGCagcagatggagaagatggaagaaAAGATCAACGGGCTGAAATACCAGCAGACTCGCGTCAAGCGAATGATGCTGGATCTGGATcccaagctcaagaagaagaagggcgaggacttcttcgctttgccgGAAGGTCTTGACGAGGCTTGGCAAGAGAAGCACCACCAAGCTCTggtcgaggagcagcgaACCAAGATCACAAAGAAGTTTGAAAAGGAGAATGAGAAGCTGGCAGCTGAGGGCGAGAAGGAAATGAAGCCAAAGGAGCTTGAAGAACGTCTCGAGGTTGTCCGCGAGCTTGAGAAGAAGCTTAAGAAGGAGCTCAAGACCGGCAAGGTTGAGGCAGAGGGCAAGAGTGCTTCTATCGAGAAGTACGAGAAAGACGTGGAGAAGCTCGACACTCGCATCGCCACTCTGCAGACCCAGGCAGAGGATCGCGACAACAACAAGGAGGTTGCGCTGGGTACCTCGAAAATC AACTACATCGACCCTCGTCTCACTGTCGTCTTCAGCAAGAAGTTCGACGTGCCGATCGAGCGCTTTTTCTCCAAGACTTTGCGCGAGAAGTTCGACTGGGCTATCAAGTCCGTCGACGAAGACTGGGAGTTCTAA